One Candidatus Epulonipiscium sp. genomic region harbors:
- a CDS encoding putative motility protein produces MNIEAMSTVLSQAQIKQEVSTTMLKNVMDQAKMQMTYILKMADVSRNILEQSLQPHLGQNIDISI; encoded by the coding sequence ATGAATATTGAAGCCATGTCAACTGTATTAAGTCAAGCCCAGATAAAACAAGAAGTTAGTACCACCATGCTAAAGAACGTAATGGATCAAGCAAAAATGCAAATGACATATATATTAAAAATGGCCGATGTGAGCCGTAATATTTTAGAACAGTCCCTACAACCCCATTTAGGACAAAATATTGATATAAGCATCTAA